A single region of the bacterium BMS3Abin14 genome encodes:
- the tesA gene encoding esterase TesA precursor: MTDDATYVAFGDSITEGHGVAWGFVSYLARLLQEADSRHTWKIINRGMSGETSREALCRLEADVLAHKPNLVTINFGVNDAFSDISPEAFRDILERMILPIRAGGCSMIVLLSSEVIPDPWAERQVGPYWDAMRTAAEECGGVYSDVNGRWRQELENGRPEEELIIWGDLHPNEEGHRLIAETVFETIKANGLFEGPV; the protein is encoded by the coding sequence ATGACGGACGATGCCACCTACGTCGCCTTCGGTGATTCCATTACGGAGGGCCACGGGGTCGCCTGGGGGTTCGTCTCGTATCTTGCCCGGCTTCTCCAGGAAGCCGATTCCCGTCATACCTGGAAAATCATCAACCGCGGCATGAGCGGGGAGACCTCCCGGGAAGCCCTCTGCCGGCTTGAGGCCGACGTGCTGGCCCACAAGCCGAATCTGGTGACCATTAATTTCGGGGTCAACGACGCCTTCTCAGACATATCTCCCGAGGCATTCCGGGACATCCTCGAACGGATGATATTACCCATCAGGGCGGGCGGGTGCAGCATGATCGTCCTTCTGTCGTCAGAGGTCATCCCGGACCCCTGGGCCGAACGTCAGGTTGGGCCATATTGGGATGCGATGAGGACAGCGGCTGAGGAGTGCGGCGGCGTCTACTCGGATGTAAACGGGCGATGGCGGCAGGAGCTGGAAAACGGCCGTCCGGAGGAGGAGCTGATAATATGGGGGGATCTCCACCCCAACGAAGAGGGACATCGCCTCATTGCCGAGACGGTATTTGAAACTATAAAGGCGAACGGTCTGTTCGAAGGGCCCGTTTAG
- a CDS encoding phosphodiesterase — MILAVMGDSHDHRRPLVAAVKRAMDEGAQALFHLGDLVSPFMLDILKDFPSRIYLVIGNNDGDPLTVSRMIPQECPQIREYARSITVDIEDLRVAAFHYPTFARSIAACGDFQIVLYGHTHKFSERRIGDTLLLNPGDLMGLHEEMSFCLIDTETMEVRRLFVS, encoded by the coding sequence ATGATCCTGGCCGTTATGGGTGATAGTCACGACCACCGCAGACCCCTGGTGGCCGCCGTCAAGAGGGCAATGGACGAGGGGGCGCAAGCCCTTTTCCATCTGGGTGATCTCGTCTCGCCTTTCATGCTGGACATTCTCAAGGATTTCCCGAGCAGGATCTACCTGGTCATCGGGAACAACGACGGAGACCCGCTTACGGTCTCCCGCATGATACCTCAAGAGTGTCCCCAGATCCGTGAATACGCAAGGAGCATCACGGTTGACATCGAGGACCTGAGGGTAGCTGCCTTCCATTACCCCACTTTTGCGCGGTCCATTGCCGCATGCGGGGATTTTCAGATCGTCCTATACGGGCACACCCACAAGTTTTCCGAGCGCCGCATCGGCGACACCCTGCTTTTAAACCCGGGGGATCTCATGGGCCTTCACGAGGAAATGTCTTTCTGCCTCATCGACACCGAGACCATGGAGGTCAGAAGACTCTTCGTGTCATGA